A window from Candidatus Delongbacteria bacterium encodes these proteins:
- a CDS encoding chemotaxis protein CheW: protein MSQFEGMEDILKEFLVESYENLDRLDQEFVILEEDPGNRETLASIFRTIHTIKGTSGFFGMGRLEKLAHAGENLLSLLRDGKRPLTPEVTTALLSLVDAVRRLLRNIEDTQAEGDADHGDLIAELARLTEAADAPVPAAPAVVAAPPAPEPEPQEAPAPEELKPIPSMGQLLVSEGLVHEEQVEQALQQQVDGDPRHLGEILVEKGSLQPGAVKKALNKQAEEGQAREGGIADSTLRVEVANLDRLMNLAGELVLVRNQLLQFATRIDDATFNPILQRLNIITTELQEGVMKTRMQPIGNLWNKFPRIVRDLAMACNKQVRLEMEGRDTELDKTLLEAIKDPLTHIVRNSVDHGVEDPATRLAAGKPEEGVIHLRAFHEGGQVNIEIRDDGAGIDAEAIRRKAVERRLVTAEAAEEMSDRELINLIFLPGFSTARQVTNVSGRGVGMDVVKTNIRRIGGIVDMQSEPGRGSVLKIKIPLTLAIIPALVVKVQGERFAVPQVSLLELVRLEGEQARQGIEMIHGAPVYRLRGRLLPLVNLRDQLGYPAADDTGKVNIVVLQADGRPFGLIVDEITDTEEIVVKPLWSQLKQIRIFAGATIMGDGSVALILDVLGLAQQSRVIEENRQDRLTEYANTQDESQGDRETLLLFRVGDNHMAVPLDQVDRLEELPWDRVERTGDQEVVQYRGRILPLVRPESHLPERRSERRGAAGQPAQLQVVVYSHEGASYGLVVDGIEDIAHEAVAVRREATREGVLGVIVVNDRITEMLDLQRLARLVG, encoded by the coding sequence ATGAGCCAGTTCGAGGGAATGGAAGACATCCTGAAGGAATTCCTCGTTGAGAGCTACGAGAACCTGGACCGACTGGATCAGGAGTTCGTGATCCTGGAGGAGGATCCGGGCAATCGGGAGACCCTCGCCAGCATCTTCCGGACCATCCACACCATCAAGGGAACCAGCGGGTTCTTCGGCATGGGGCGGCTGGAGAAGCTGGCCCACGCGGGCGAGAACCTGCTGAGCCTGCTGCGGGACGGCAAGCGCCCCCTGACTCCCGAGGTCACGACGGCCCTGCTCAGCCTGGTGGACGCGGTTCGCCGCTTGTTGCGCAACATCGAGGACACCCAGGCCGAGGGCGATGCCGACCACGGCGATCTGATCGCCGAGCTGGCGCGCCTGACCGAAGCCGCCGACGCCCCCGTGCCGGCCGCGCCCGCCGTCGTCGCCGCTCCGCCGGCGCCGGAGCCGGAGCCGCAGGAGGCGCCGGCCCCCGAAGAGCTCAAGCCGATTCCCAGCATGGGCCAGTTGCTGGTCAGCGAGGGGCTGGTGCACGAGGAGCAGGTGGAGCAGGCCCTGCAGCAGCAGGTGGACGGCGACCCGCGGCACTTAGGGGAGATCCTGGTGGAAAAGGGCTCGCTGCAGCCCGGGGCCGTGAAGAAGGCGCTGAACAAGCAGGCCGAGGAAGGCCAGGCCCGCGAGGGCGGGATCGCCGACAGCACGCTGCGAGTGGAGGTGGCCAACCTGGACCGCCTGATGAACCTGGCCGGCGAGCTGGTGCTGGTGCGCAACCAGCTGCTGCAGTTCGCCACCCGCATCGACGACGCGACCTTCAATCCCATCCTGCAGCGCCTGAACATCATCACCACCGAGCTGCAGGAAGGGGTGATGAAGACCCGCATGCAGCCCATCGGCAACCTTTGGAACAAGTTCCCGCGCATCGTGCGCGACCTGGCCATGGCCTGCAACAAGCAGGTGCGGCTGGAGATGGAAGGCAGGGACACGGAGCTGGACAAGACCCTGCTCGAAGCCATCAAGGATCCGCTGACCCACATCGTGCGCAACTCGGTGGACCACGGCGTCGAGGATCCGGCCACCCGCCTGGCCGCCGGCAAGCCGGAGGAAGGCGTGATCCATCTGCGGGCCTTCCACGAGGGCGGCCAGGTGAACATCGAGATCCGCGACGACGGCGCGGGCATCGACGCCGAGGCCATCCGCCGCAAGGCCGTGGAGCGACGGCTGGTGACCGCCGAGGCCGCCGAGGAGATGAGCGACCGCGAACTGATCAACCTGATCTTCCTGCCCGGCTTCAGCACGGCCCGTCAGGTGACCAACGTCTCCGGGCGCGGCGTGGGCATGGACGTGGTCAAGACCAACATCCGCCGCATCGGCGGCATCGTGGACATGCAGAGCGAGCCGGGCCGGGGCTCGGTGCTCAAGATCAAGATCCCGCTGACCCTGGCGATCATTCCGGCTCTGGTGGTGAAGGTCCAGGGCGAGCGCTTCGCCGTGCCGCAGGTCAGCCTGCTGGAGCTGGTGCGGCTGGAGGGCGAGCAGGCCCGCCAGGGCATCGAGATGATCCACGGCGCGCCGGTCTACCGCCTGCGCGGCCGATTGCTTCCGCTGGTGAACCTGCGCGACCAGCTGGGGTACCCGGCCGCCGACGACACGGGCAAGGTCAACATCGTGGTGCTGCAGGCGGACGGCCGGCCCTTCGGCCTGATCGTCGACGAGATCACGGACACCGAGGAGATCGTGGTCAAGCCGCTCTGGAGCCAGCTCAAGCAGATCCGCATCTTCGCCGGCGCCACCATCATGGGCGACGGTTCCGTGGCCTTGATCCTCGACGTCCTGGGACTGGCCCAGCAGAGTCGTGTGATCGAGGAGAACCGCCAGGACCGCCTGACGGAGTATGCCAACACTCAGGACGAGAGCCAGGGCGACCGCGAAACCCTGCTGCTGTTCCGGGTGGGCGACAACCACATGGCCGTGCCGCTGGATCAGGTGGACCGCCTGGAGGAGCTGCCCTGGGACCGCGTGGAGCGGACGGGCGACCAGGAGGTGGTGCAGTACCGCGGGCGGATCCTGCCCCTGGTGCGGCCGGAGTCGCACCTGCCGGAGCGGCGCAGCGAGCGGCGCGGAGCCGCCGGCCAGCCGGCCCAGCTCCAAGTGGTGGTCTACAGCCACGAGGGGGCCAGCTACGGCCTGGTGGTGGACGGAATCGAGGACATCGCCCACGAGGCGGTCGCCGTGCGCCGGGAGGCGACGCGCGAGGGCGTGTTGGGCGTGATCGTGGTCAACGACCGGATCACGGAAATGCTGGATTTGCAGCGTTTGGCCCGCCTGGTCGGATGA
- a CDS encoding DUF2807 domain-containing protein, with translation MALGVSAQAGLRGNGLAATRPLELLPFHSVSVAAGLSVIVQLGSVWRGEISGDRNLLDLVELREEQGHLGLNLLHEIEPCVPLHVTLWSPKLERIEVGDAARLVVHGSLETLRLALDGAGQIRLAGQARELEIHCGGASRLDGFDCPAERVRATCTEAARAQLTVRRELLATCSGASQLELCGTPARHQIDCSGVALVRWRKPRAEAASAREPEPEWSGAET, from the coding sequence ATGGCTCTGGGCGTGTCCGCCCAGGCCGGTCTGCGTGGCAACGGACTGGCCGCGACGCGCCCGCTGGAGCTGCTTCCCTTTCACAGCGTGAGCGTCGCCGCCGGCCTGTCCGTCATCGTCCAGTTGGGGTCCGTCTGGCGCGGCGAGATTTCCGGGGATCGCAACCTGCTGGATCTGGTGGAGCTGCGGGAGGAGCAGGGCCACCTGGGCCTGAACCTCCTGCACGAGATCGAGCCTTGCGTTCCCCTGCACGTGACCTTGTGGTCGCCAAAGCTGGAACGGATCGAGGTGGGGGACGCCGCCCGGCTGGTGGTGCACGGCAGCCTGGAGACACTTCGTCTGGCGCTGGACGGCGCTGGCCAGATCCGGCTGGCCGGCCAAGCTCGGGAACTGGAGATCCATTGCGGCGGGGCGTCGCGGCTGGATGGCTTCGATTGCCCGGCCGAGCGGGTGCGGGCCACCTGCACGGAGGCGGCGCGCGCCCAGCTGACGGTGCGCCGGGAGCTGCTGGCCACCTGTTCCGGCGCGTCCCAGCTGGAACTGTGCGGCACCCCCGCCCGGCACCAGATCGACTGTTCCGGCGTGGCGCTGGTGCGCTGGCGGAAGCCTCGGGCGGAAGCGGCCTCGGCCCGCGAACCGGAGCCGGAATGGTCCGGCGCGGAGACCTGA
- a CDS encoding DUF2807 domain-containing protein → MLHRDSVSLLLGVALGCASCTCTSSADSGRRSPFRGDGVTGNGQAAEQVLELASFHSVEAGSALEVVIHPGQAQRVVLSGDSNLLKYVQARVQGGQLELSMDGPSMSPKLPLKAEIWIPELKAVEMSGAAELLLENAELASLVLDLSGASEALLSGRIGRLTAQLSGASELKGRACQVKQAELDLSGASEGELEVLEQLDADCSGASELELWGDPPRRKVECSGASEVRERGPLAD, encoded by the coding sequence ATGCTTCATCGTGACTCGGTTTCCCTGCTGCTGGGCGTGGCCCTGGGCTGCGCCTCCTGCACGTGCACGTCCTCGGCCGACTCCGGCCGGCGCAGTCCCTTCCGGGGGGACGGGGTGACGGGGAACGGCCAGGCCGCCGAACAGGTCCTGGAGTTGGCCAGCTTCCACTCCGTCGAAGCCGGTTCGGCCCTGGAGGTGGTGATTCATCCCGGCCAGGCCCAGCGCGTGGTGCTCTCCGGCGATTCGAACCTGCTCAAGTACGTCCAGGCCCGGGTCCAGGGCGGCCAGCTGGAGCTCAGCATGGACGGCCCGTCCATGTCGCCCAAGTTGCCCCTCAAGGCGGAGATCTGGATTCCGGAGCTGAAGGCAGTGGAAATGAGCGGCGCGGCCGAGCTGCTGTTGGAGAACGCCGAGCTGGCCAGCCTGGTGCTGGACTTGAGCGGCGCGTCCGAAGCCCTGCTCAGCGGGCGGATCGGCCGCTTGACGGCCCAGTTGTCGGGGGCCTCGGAACTGAAGGGCCGGGCCTGCCAGGTGAAGCAGGCGGAGCTGGACTTGTCGGGGGCGTCCGAAGGGGAACTCGAGGTGCTGGAGCAACTGGACGCCGACTGCTCCGGGGCCAGCGAACTGGAGTTGTGGGGAGATCCGCCCCGGCGCAAGGTGGAGTGTTCCGGCGCCTCGGAAGTGCGGGAACGCGGTCCCCTGGCCGACTAG